A window of the Henckelia pumila isolate YLH828 chromosome 3, ASM3356847v2, whole genome shotgun sequence genome harbors these coding sequences:
- the LOC140887338 gene encoding phospholipase D alpha 1-like — protein sequence MAQILLHGDLHATIYEIDKLHFGSVGKFFHKVVEGIEGAVGFKKTGSKLYATIDVEKARVGRTRLLLNEHSNPRWYESFHIFCAHMASNVIFTVKMDNPIGAELIGRAYVPVSDLIRGEEIDEWLEILNTENKPIHGHSKIHVKLQFFDVARERCWAQGVKSPKYPGVPFTFFPQRRGCKVTLYQDAHVPDHFIPKIPLSGGNFYEPHRCWEDIFDAITNAKHLIYITGWSVYTEITLVRDMRRPKPGGDMTIGELLKKRASEGVRVLMLVWDDRTSVGMLKKDGLMATHDEETGEYFRNTDVHCVLCPRNPDDGRSIIQNIEIGTMFTHHQKIVVVDSAMPNGDESRRRIVSFVGGIDLCDGRYDTQFHSLFRTLDTAHHDDFHQANFTGATIQKGGPREPWHDIHCRLEGPSAWDVLYNFEQRWRKQGVKDVLLQLEELQQIIIPPSPVTFPDDPETWNVQVFRSIDGGAAFGFPDSPEKAAQAGLISGKDNIIDRSIQDAYIHAIRRAKDFIYIENQYFLGSSFSWYSQDIRDESIGALHVIPKELSLKIVNKIEAGERFTVYVVIPMWPEGFPETSSVQVILDWQRRTMEMMYTDIVQALKSKGIIADPKDYLTFFCLGNRETKLSGEYEPSEKPEPDTDYSRAQQARRGMIYVHAKMIIVDDEYIIIGSANINQRSMDGARDSEIAMGAYQPYHLAHNQPARGQIHGFRMALWYEHLGLLDNSFSYPQSMECIQKVNQLAQRNWDLYASEALERDLPGHLLSYPIGISSDGSVTELPGLENFPDTKAKVLGSRADFYPPILTT from the exons ATGGCTCAAATTTTACTTCATGGAGATCTTCATGCCACAATATATGAGATCGACAAGCTACACTTCGGATCCGTCGGCAAATTTTTTCACAAG GTGGTAGAAGGCATTGAAGGAGCTGTTGGATTCAAGAAAACAGGTTCAAAGCTCTATGCAACAATCGATGTAGAAAAGGCAAGAGTTGGCAGAACAAGATTACTCTTGAACGAGCACTCGAATCCTCGTTGGTATGAATCTTTCCACATTTTCTGTGCTCACATGGCTTCCAATGTAATATTCACTGTCAAGATGGACAACCCTATTGGAGCAGAACTTATCGGGAGAGCCTACGTGCCTGTTTCGGATTTGATTCGTGGTGAAGAAATCGATGAATGGCTCGAAATCTTGAACACTGAAAACAAACCAATACATGGTCACTCTAAGATTCATGTCAAGTTGCAGTTCTTTGATGTTGCTAGGGAACGTTGTTGGGCTCAAGGAGTGAAAAGTCCCAAGTATCCTGGTGTACCCTTCACTTTTTTCCCGCAGAGACGAGGGTGCAAGGTTACACTTTATCAAGATGCTCATGTCCCTGATCATTTCATCCCCAAGATTCCATTATCTGGTGGGAATTTCTATGAGCCTCACCGGTGTTGGGAAGACATTTTTGATGCCATAACTAACGCGAAGCACTTGATTTACATAACGGGCTGGTCTGTTTATACTGAGATCACATTGGTACGTGACATGAGGCGCCCAAAGCCAGGAGGAGACATGACTATTGGCGAACTTCTCAAGAAACGAGCTAGTGAAGGTGTGAGGGTCCTGATGCTCGTCTGGGACGACAGAACCTCTGTTGGGATGCTCAAGAAAGACGGATTAATGGCCACTCATGATGAGGAAACAGGGGAGTATTTTAGAAACACTGATGTGCACTGTGTGCTGTGCCCTCGCAATCCAGATGATGGTCGTAGCATAATTCAGAATATTGAAATCGGGACAATGTTTACTCATCACCAGAAGATTGTGGTTGTGGATAGTGCCATGCCTAACGGGGATGAAAGCCGGAGGAGGATAGTTAGTTTTGTGGGCGGCATTGATCTTTGTGATGGGAGATACGACACACAATTTCATTCCCTTTTCAGGACTTTAGACACGGCCCATCACGACGATTTCCATCAAGCGAATTTTACTGGTGCCACAATTCAAAAAGGTGGTCCAAGGGAGCCCTGGCATGACATCCATTGCCGGTTAGAAGGTCCCTCCGCGTGGGATGTTCTCTACAACTTTGAGCAACGGTGGAGGAAACAAGGTGTGAAAGACGTGCTTCTGCAGCTTGAAGAACTTCAGCAAATCATAATTCCACCGTCTCCTGTCACGTTCCCAGATGATCCAGAAACATGGAACGTTCAAGTCTTTCGTTCCATTGATGGTGGCGCGGCTTTTGGTTTCCCCGATTCACCGGAAAAAGCAGCGCAAGCTGGCCTAATCAGTGGAAAGGATAACATCATTGATAGAAGCATTCAAGACGCGTATATCCATGCCATTCGTCGCGCAAAAGACTTCATATACATTGAGAATCAGTACTTCCTAGGAAGCTCTTTTTCATGGTACTCGCAGGATATCCGTGATGAAAGCATAGGTGCTTTACACGTGATCCCAAAAGAACTATCATTGAAGATTGTGAATAAGATTGAAGCAGGGGAAAGATTTACGGTATACGTTGTGATTCCGATGTGGCCCGAGGGGTTCCCAGAAACTTCATCGGTTCAGGTTATATTGGACTGGCAAAGGAGAACTATGGAAATGATGTACACAGATATAGTTCAAGCCCTGAAATCGAAAGGGATTATTGCTGATCCTAAGGATTATTTGACATTCTTTTGCCTCGGTAACCGAGAAACGAAGCTGAGCGGAGAATACGAGCCTTCAGAAAAACCAGAACCTGATACAGATTACAGCAGAGCTCAGCAAGCTAGGAGGGGAATGATCTATGTCCATGCCAAGATGATCATTG TTGATGACGAATACATAATCATAGGATCTGCCAACATCAACCAAAGATCCATGGATGGTGCAAGGGATTCCGAAATCGCAATGGGAGCATACCAACCATACCACCTAGCTCACAACCAACCAGCAAGAGGCCAAATTCACGGTTTTCGTATGGCGTTGTGGTACGAGCACCTTGGCTTGCTGGATAACTCTTTTTCATATCCACAAAGCATGGAATGCATACAAAAAGTGAACCAGTTGGCTCAAAGAAACTGGGATCTTTACGCGTCCGAAGCCCTCGAACGTGACTTGCCTGGGCATTTGCTGAGTTACCCCATTGGCATATCGTCAGATGGAAGCGTCACGGAGCTGCCGGGGTTGGAGAATTTCCCGGACACCAAGGCTAAAGTTCTTGGCAGTAGAGCTGATTTCTATCCTCCAATTCTTACTACTTAA